The Mucilaginibacter mallensis genome has a segment encoding these proteins:
- a CDS encoding prolyl oligopeptidase family serine peptidase yields the protein MNIKTLPYPKTKKVNTVDTYFDTEVPDPYRWLEDDRADDTREWVKAENTVTENYLSQIPYREAIRKQLETLWNYEKYSAPFKEGQYTYFYKNDGLQSQSVLYRQAGNGTPEVFLDPNKFSADGTTSMQGIDFTKDGSMAAYQLSEGGSDWRKVIVINTADKSIIGDTLTDIKFSGIAWKGNEGFYYSSYDKPKEGSQLAGMTQYHKLFYHKLGTPQSTDKLIFGGEATPRRYIGAYLTEDERFLVITAANTTTGNELYLEDLSKPGSGIVNVVDNFDNEHSILDNVGSKLYIITNLYSPNFKLVTVDAATPQIVYWKDLIPQTKNVLTASTGGGKIFAEYLKDATSLVEQYDMEGKLERIIALPSVGTAAGFGAKKEEKEVYYTFTSYIYPFTIFKYDIASGQSTLYKKSGVKFDPEQYQSEQVFYASKDGTKIPMIITYKKGTALNGKNPLLLYAYGGFGVSLTPAFSTSNIIFLEHGGIYAVPNLRGGGEYGETWHRKGIKMHKQNVFDDFIAAAEYLIKHKYTSKDYLAISGGSNGGLLIGAIITQRPDLFKVAFPAVGVLDMLRYNKFTAGAGWSYDYGTAEDSKEMFNYLYKYSPYHALKPGNYPATMITTGDHDDRVVPAHSFKFAARLQEYQTGPAPVLIRIETKAGHGAGKSTAQVINEQADKWAFLFENMRIGW from the coding sequence ATGAATATTAAAACACTGCCCTACCCCAAAACCAAGAAAGTAAATACCGTTGATACTTATTTCGACACAGAAGTGCCCGACCCATATCGCTGGCTGGAAGATGACCGTGCCGATGATACCAGGGAATGGGTAAAAGCTGAAAATACAGTTACAGAAAATTACCTGTCGCAAATACCTTACCGTGAGGCTATCCGCAAACAACTGGAAACCTTATGGAACTATGAAAAATACAGTGCGCCATTTAAAGAGGGCCAATACACCTATTTTTATAAGAACGATGGCCTGCAAAGTCAGTCGGTTTTGTACCGGCAGGCTGGTAATGGCACACCCGAGGTATTTTTAGATCCCAATAAGTTTTCGGCAGATGGTACAACCTCCATGCAGGGTATCGATTTCACCAAGGATGGCAGCATGGCAGCTTACCAATTATCAGAGGGTGGTTCCGACTGGCGCAAGGTGATCGTTATTAATACAGCTGATAAAAGCATTATTGGCGATACGCTTACTGATATAAAATTCAGTGGCATTGCCTGGAAAGGTAATGAAGGATTTTATTACAGCAGCTACGATAAACCAAAAGAGGGCAGTCAGCTTGCGGGGATGACACAGTACCACAAACTGTTCTATCACAAACTAGGCACACCACAAAGTACTGATAAACTGATATTTGGCGGCGAGGCCACACCCCGCCGCTATATAGGCGCTTATTTAACCGAGGATGAGCGCTTTTTGGTGATAACCGCAGCCAATACAACAACAGGCAACGAGCTTTACCTGGAAGACCTGAGCAAGCCCGGCAGCGGCATTGTTAACGTGGTTGACAACTTTGATAATGAGCATAGCATTTTGGATAATGTGGGTAGCAAACTGTATATTATTACCAACCTGTATTCGCCCAATTTTAAGCTAGTTACAGTTGATGCAGCAACGCCACAGATTGTTTACTGGAAGGACCTGATACCTCAAACCAAAAACGTATTAACTGCATCAACCGGTGGCGGTAAAATATTTGCTGAATACCTGAAGGATGCTACATCGCTGGTTGAGCAGTATGATATGGAGGGTAAACTGGAACGTATCATCGCCCTGCCATCAGTAGGTACGGCCGCAGGTTTCGGGGCAAAAAAAGAAGAGAAAGAAGTGTACTATACTTTCACCAGTTATATTTATCCATTTACTATTTTTAAGTACGATATAGCCAGCGGACAATCAACCTTATATAAAAAATCAGGGGTAAAGTTTGATCCTGAGCAATACCAGTCGGAACAAGTTTTTTATGCCTCAAAGGATGGCACCAAGATCCCAATGATCATCACCTATAAAAAAGGAACCGCGTTAAATGGTAAAAATCCGCTGTTATTATATGCCTATGGCGGTTTTGGGGTGAGCTTAACGCCTGCCTTTAGTACATCAAACATTATATTTTTGGAGCATGGCGGCATTTATGCCGTACCTAATCTACGTGGTGGCGGCGAATACGGCGAAACATGGCATCGCAAAGGCATAAAAATGCATAAGCAAAATGTATTTGATGATTTTATCGCTGCTGCCGAATACCTTATCAAACATAAATATACTTCAAAAGATTACCTGGCCATATCAGGCGGCTCAAACGGGGGCTTGCTCATCGGTGCTATTATAACACAACGCCCTGATCTGTTTAAAGTGGCTTTCCCCGCTGTTGGGGTTTTGGATATGCTGCGCTATAATAAATTTACCGCAGGCGCTGGCTGGAGCTATGATTATGGCACCGCCGAGGATTCAAAAGAAATGTTTAATTACCTGTATAAATATTCGCCGTACCATGCTTTAAAGCCGGGCAATTACCCTGCAACCATGATCACTACCGGCGATCACGACGACCGTGTGGTACCTGCGCATTCCTTTAAATTCGCAGCACGTTTGCAGGAGTATCAAACAGGTCCGGCGCCGGTGCTTATCCGTATTGAAACCAAAGCCGGCCATGGCGCCGGTAAATCAACCGCCCAGGTTATTAATGAGCAGGCTGATAAATGGGCGTTTTTGTTTGAGAATATGAGGATTGGGTGGTAG
- a CDS encoding START domain-containing protein, which translates to MKIKSLTIFTLFLFMLTAASAQDKWELRRNEDGITIYSRQSPDGKLVELRLLCQLDATPGELIKQLMDIDSYSSWVYSNKKSGIIKKINDHDIIYFTEAHLPWPIQDRDLVVELNIEPTTTPNAQQIIQVKSINGILPPKKHFIRVPYSMVTWRITPVPGNKINVDYTFSLDPGGSIPRWLINLTLTTGPYKSFVKLRELLKAERDKR; encoded by the coding sequence ATGAAAATTAAGTCGCTTACCATTTTCACGTTGTTTTTATTTATGCTGACAGCCGCATCTGCGCAGGATAAATGGGAATTAAGACGAAATGAAGATGGTATCACCATTTATTCACGGCAATCGCCCGATGGTAAATTAGTGGAATTACGCCTGCTATGCCAGCTTGATGCCACACCCGGGGAGCTTATAAAGCAGCTTATGGATATTGACAGCTATAGCAGCTGGGTTTATAGCAATAAAAAATCGGGCATTATAAAAAAGATAAATGACCATGATATTATTTATTTTACCGAAGCGCATTTGCCCTGGCCCATACAGGACCGCGACCTGGTAGTTGAACTTAATATTGAACCCACCACTACTCCAAATGCACAACAAATTATACAGGTTAAAAGTATTAACGGTATACTGCCTCCTAAAAAACATTTTATCCGTGTACCTTATTCGATGGTAACGTGGCGAATAACCCCTGTGCCGGGCAATAAAATAAATGTAGACTATACTTTTAGCCTTGATCCGGGTGGCAGTATTCCCCGATGGCTGATAAACTTAACCCTTACAACAGGGCCCTATAAATCTTTTGTAAAACTCAGGGAATTATTAAAAGCAGAGCGGGATAAAAGGTAA
- a CDS encoding UDP-2,3-diacylglucosamine diphosphatase produces the protein MPTRNKLYFASDIHLGAGSYESSRQREDRFVRWLDSIKADAAEVFLMGDVFDFWFEYKTVVPKGYIRLLGKLAELTDSGVKLWMFKGNHDMWMFDYFVNELGATIITNELVIERGGKKFFLHHGDGLGPGDRKYKILKKFFRSKLCQWLFARLHPNLGIGIANRWSQNSRIVNDKKEDRKVYEQEWLVTYSREVLQTTYYDYLIFGHRHLPLDIQLTDKSRYINLGEWINYNSYAEFDGEQLSLKYFTS, from the coding sequence ATGCCAACCCGAAATAAACTTTATTTTGCTTCCGATATCCACTTAGGTGCAGGTAGTTATGAATCATCGCGCCAGCGTGAGGACCGTTTTGTGCGCTGGTTGGATAGCATAAAAGCTGATGCCGCCGAAGTTTTTTTAATGGGCGATGTTTTTGATTTTTGGTTCGAATACAAAACGGTGGTACCTAAAGGCTATATCCGTTTATTAGGCAAACTGGCCGAATTAACTGACTCAGGCGTAAAGCTTTGGATGTTTAAGGGCAACCATGATATGTGGATGTTCGATTATTTTGTGAATGAGCTGGGCGCAACCATTATCACCAATGAACTGGTGATTGAACGCGGGGGTAAAAAGTTCTTCCTGCACCATGGCGATGGCCTTGGCCCGGGCGACAGGAAATATAAGATACTTAAAAAGTTTTTCCGCAGTAAATTGTGCCAATGGCTTTTTGCGCGGTTGCACCCTAACCTGGGTATAGGCATAGCTAACCGCTGGTCGCAGAATAGCCGGATTGTTAATGATAAGAAAGAAGACCGCAAAGTATACGAACAGGAATGGCTGGTTACTTATAGCCGCGAGGTGTTGCAAACTACTTATTATGATTACCTGATATTCGGCCACAGGCATTTGCCGCTGGATATACAACTTACCGATAAAAGCCGCTACATAAACCTTGGCGAGTGGATCAACTATAACTCCTACGCCGAATTTGACGGGGAGCAGTTGAGTTTGAAATACTTTACATCCTGA
- the prfA gene encoding peptide chain release factor 1: MLEKLEAIFQRWKNVEAELSSPDAMADMKRFAQLNKEYKDLAKIVDEYNIYRNIMSNIDSNKEILATEKDEEFREMAKSELDELLVQRDEMEEVIRLMLIPKDPEDSKNAIVEIRGGTGGDEAALFAGDLYRMYMRFCEKNGWKTELVDYTEGTSGGYKEIVFKVIAEEAYGTLKYESGVHRVQRVPDTETQGRVHTSAATVVVLPEVDEFDIDLQVSDIRKDLFCASGPGGQSVNTTYSAVRLTHLPTGIVAQCQDQKSQLKNYDKALQVLRSRVYEMELQKHLEETSKKRKTMVSTGDRSAKVRTYNYPQGRLTEHRIGLTIYNLPGVMNGDILEIMEALQFAENAEKLKEGTVA, from the coding sequence ATGTTAGAGAAATTAGAAGCGATATTTCAACGCTGGAAAAACGTTGAAGCTGAATTGAGCAGCCCCGATGCGATGGCTGATATGAAGCGCTTTGCCCAATTGAATAAGGAATATAAAGACCTGGCCAAAATTGTTGACGAGTATAACATATACCGCAACATTATGAGCAATATTGATAGCAACAAAGAAATTTTAGCTACCGAAAAGGACGAAGAGTTCAGGGAAATGGCTAAAAGCGAACTGGATGAACTATTGGTGCAGCGCGATGAGATGGAAGAAGTGATCCGTTTGATGCTGATACCTAAAGATCCGGAAGATTCTAAAAATGCCATCGTCGAAATTCGTGGTGGTACAGGTGGTGATGAGGCCGCGCTTTTTGCAGGCGACCTTTACCGTATGTACATGCGTTTTTGTGAAAAGAACGGCTGGAAAACTGAACTGGTTGATTATACCGAAGGTACCTCAGGCGGTTATAAGGAAATTGTGTTTAAGGTAATAGCCGAAGAGGCTTACGGTACATTAAAATATGAATCGGGCGTGCATCGTGTACAGCGTGTGCCTGATACCGAAACCCAGGGCCGTGTTCACACATCGGCAGCAACCGTAGTAGTATTGCCAGAGGTTGATGAGTTTGACATCGATCTGCAGGTGAGCGATATCCGCAAGGATCTGTTCTGCGCATCTGGTCCGGGTGGGCAATCGGTAAATACAACTTATTCAGCTGTGAGGTTAACACACTTACCTACAGGTATTGTTGCACAGTGCCAGGATCAAAAATCACAGCTTAAAAATTACGATAAAGCCTTACAGGTATTACGTTCACGTGTTTATGAAATGGAGCTGCAAAAGCACCTGGAAGAAACATCTAAAAAACGTAAAACCATGGTATCAACCGGCGACCGCTCAGCTAAAGTACGTACCTACAACTATCCGCAGGGCCGTTTAACGGAGCACCGTATAGGCTTAACCATTTACAACCTGCCAGGTGTAATGAACGGCGATATATTAGAAATTATGGAAGCCCTTCAATTCGCGGAAAACGCCGAAAAACTTAAAGAAGGTACCGTAGCATAA